From Lepus europaeus isolate LE1 chromosome 3, mLepTim1.pri, whole genome shotgun sequence, a single genomic window includes:
- the ADAT2 gene encoding tRNA-specific adenosine deaminase 2, translating into MEANAASTPATGGATCCVSAEETEKWMEEAMRMAKEALENIEVPVGCLMVYNNEVVGKGRNEVNQTKNATRHAEMVAIDQVLDWCHRSGKSSGEVFENTVLYVTVEPCIMCAAALRLLKIPLVVYGCQNERFGGCGSVLNIASADLPNTGRPFQCLPGYRAEEAVEMLKTFYKQENPNAPKSKVRKKECQKS; encoded by the exons ATGGAGGCGAACGCTGCGTCCACGCCCGCGACGGGCGGCGCCACGTGCTGCGTGTCCGCGGAGGAGACGGAAAAGTGGATGGAGGAGGCGATGCGCATG GCCAAAGAAGCCCTTGAAAATATTGAAGTTCCAGTTGGTTGCCTTATGGTCTACAACAATGAAGTTGTGGGGAAGGGACGAAATGAAGttaatcaaactaaaaat gctACTCGACATGCAGAAATGGTGGCCATCGACCAGGTCCTAGACTGGTGTCACCGAAGTGGCAAGAGTTCTGGTGAAGTTTTTGAGAACACTGTGCTGTATGTCACTGTGGAGCCATGCATCATGTGTGCAGCAGCCCTCCGCCTCTTGA AAATCCCACTGGTTGTCTATGGCTGTCAAAATGAACGGTTTGGTGGTTGTGGCTCTGTTCTGAACATTGCCTCTGCTGACTTACCAAATACTGGGAGACCATTTCAG TGCCTTCCTGGATATCGggctgaggaagcagtggaaatgTTAAAGACCTTCTACAAACAAGAAAACCCAAATG CGCCCAAATCAAAAGTTCGGAAAAAAGAATGTCAGAAATCTTGA